One Deltaproteobacteria bacterium genomic region harbors:
- a CDS encoding AAA family ATPase has protein sequence MARSRELAALSLISLTPRRNSPVMPLIHEDPTNPPGPETVAVLQTAHDVIVRLRARIAAQVIGRDDVIELVVAALLADGHVLLEDYPGSGKTTLAKALGAAIEEGDAEKFAAFRRIQFTPDLLPSDITGVSVFDARTSAFQFRPGPLFAHIVLADEINRTSPKVQSAMLEAMAEKQVTVDNVTYPLDELFFVIATQNPRDVAGTYPLPVPQLDRFLFKIRMKHIARAEELGVLLTRRERRDIVRADLPRVTREEVLATRRTLDTMVKVHSSILECLVDISRTLRSDDRVRQGNSTRSLVLAVPALQAYALGRRRDYVSAQDIEDLVPHILAHRIEAAIGATAAEEVVRECMVGALESLTRRTLGR, from the coding sequence GTGGCTCGATCCCGTGAGCTGGCTGCGCTCTCGCTGATCTCCCTAACACCTCGAAGGAACTCGCCCGTGATGCCGCTGATTCACGAAGACCCGACCAACCCGCCGGGCCCCGAGACGGTTGCGGTGCTCCAGACCGCTCACGACGTGATCGTGCGGCTGCGCGCGCGCATCGCTGCGCAGGTGATCGGGCGCGACGACGTGATCGAGCTCGTGGTCGCGGCGCTGCTCGCCGACGGCCACGTGCTGCTCGAGGACTACCCCGGTTCCGGCAAGACCACCCTCGCGAAGGCGCTCGGCGCCGCGATCGAAGAGGGCGACGCCGAAAAGTTCGCCGCGTTCCGGCGCATTCAGTTCACGCCCGACCTGCTGCCGTCGGACATCACCGGCGTTTCGGTGTTCGACGCGCGCACGAGCGCGTTCCAGTTTCGCCCGGGCCCGCTGTTCGCTCACATCGTGCTCGCCGACGAGATCAACCGCACTTCGCCGAAGGTGCAGTCCGCGATGCTCGAGGCGATGGCGGAGAAGCAGGTCACGGTCGACAATGTGACGTATCCGCTCGACGAGCTGTTCTTCGTGATCGCGACGCAGAACCCGCGCGACGTCGCGGGCACGTACCCGCTGCCGGTGCCGCAGCTCGACCGCTTCCTCTTCAAGATCCGCATGAAGCACATCGCGCGCGCGGAGGAGCTTGGGGTGCTGCTCACGCGGCGGGAGCGGCGCGACATCGTGCGCGCGGACTTGCCGCGCGTCACGCGCGAGGAAGTGCTCGCGACGCGGCGCACGCTCGACACGATGGTGAAAGTGCACTCGTCGATCCTCGAGTGCCTGGTCGACATCTCGCGCACGCTGCGCTCGGACGACCGCGTGCGGCAGGGCAACTCGACGCGCAGCCTCGTGCTCGCGGTGCCCGCGCTGCAGGCCTACGCGCTCGGGCGGCGCCGCGACTACGTGTCGGCGCAGGACATCGAGGACTTGGTGCCGCACATCCTCGCGCACCGTATCGAGGCGGCGATCGGCGCGACCGCGGCGGAAGAAGTGGTGCGCGAGTGCATGGTGGGCGCGCTCGAGAGCCTGACGCGCAGGACGCTCGGGCGGTGA
- a CDS encoding transglutaminase domain-containing protein, with translation MALPHAAGDAPEPQRALRAVAWVRALALALAAAALAWNLAAPPGIAAAALAALAASLYAERVSHARPGGRALRFGAVAAATALSAGATLWLAGLLGSWAWLAAYATPLVLFGALDVLRIAVWIGAPVFLLRFLASRASGFAALEVAVAAGALASSFAPHRAGMVHRPFAIGDFAWGSGIDPAAFYLGMGAVGVLVLAALLLREERARRIPLHAGALLALALLLLFALNITGLPTARPPAGLGLDGDQKAQPQRGRGTRTSTDFQDEYSSDGSDVPVAVVVLHGDYASPTGAYYFRETAFSQFNGRRLVEAQAEGADRDIVRAFPSAKLELAAPSEDTSGRTELAMSIGMLTDHTRPFAMDAPLSFEPAPLKSTFRFQRSYRAVSRVPQLAYKDMLGSEAGDPAWGEALWKLYTEPPSDPRYAELAEEMLAQLVPEYRDDPLGRALIVKQILEETGTYSRKSDHAGAEDPTAHFLFGNRIGYCVHFAHAATYLMRALGVPARVAAGYAVNESDRGDGSAILLRGGNAHAWPEIYLDGIGWVVVDISPEKVLDDPMTPTDLSLQRMLGEMLREQLGEPGTEPILPTKTAVRWLGRALLALLVLAIVAAWCTKLWRSLAPRFVRDAELPRVGYRAALDRLAELGAVRRIGETRERFAERTTPLAPAFAALTREHLRAALGPGASTTPEALRELAWGVRSELHRERPRWRRVLAWLDPVSWLRSR, from the coding sequence ATGGCGCTCCCGCACGCAGCTGGCGACGCGCCCGAGCCGCAGCGCGCGCTGCGCGCCGTGGCGTGGGTGCGCGCGCTCGCGCTCGCGCTCGCAGCCGCGGCGCTCGCGTGGAATCTCGCGGCGCCGCCCGGCATCGCGGCGGCGGCGCTCGCGGCGCTCGCCGCTTCGCTCTACGCCGAGCGCGTTTCGCACGCGCGCCCCGGCGGGCGCGCGCTGCGCTTCGGCGCCGTCGCGGCCGCCACCGCGCTGAGCGCGGGCGCCACGCTGTGGCTTGCCGGCTTGCTCGGAAGCTGGGCGTGGCTCGCCGCGTACGCGACGCCGCTCGTTCTCTTCGGCGCGCTCGACGTACTGCGCATCGCGGTTTGGATCGGCGCGCCCGTGTTCCTGCTGCGCTTCCTCGCGTCGCGCGCCTCCGGCTTCGCGGCGCTGGAGGTCGCGGTCGCGGCGGGAGCGCTCGCATCGAGCTTCGCGCCGCACCGCGCCGGCATGGTGCACCGCCCGTTCGCGATCGGAGATTTCGCGTGGGGCAGCGGCATCGACCCCGCCGCGTTCTATCTCGGCATGGGCGCGGTGGGCGTGCTCGTGCTCGCCGCGCTGTTGTTACGGGAGGAGCGCGCGCGCCGGATCCCGCTGCACGCCGGCGCACTGCTCGCGCTCGCACTGCTGCTGCTCTTCGCGCTGAACATCACGGGCCTGCCGACCGCGCGGCCTCCGGCGGGGCTCGGCCTCGATGGCGATCAGAAGGCGCAGCCGCAGCGGGGCCGCGGCACGCGCACGAGCACCGACTTCCAAGACGAGTACTCCTCCGACGGCTCCGATGTGCCGGTCGCGGTCGTCGTGCTGCACGGCGACTACGCCTCGCCCACGGGCGCCTACTACTTCCGCGAGACAGCGTTCTCGCAGTTCAACGGGCGCCGTCTGGTCGAGGCGCAGGCGGAGGGCGCCGATCGCGACATCGTGCGCGCCTTCCCGAGCGCGAAGCTCGAGCTCGCCGCACCATCCGAGGACACCTCGGGCCGCACCGAGCTCGCGATGTCGATCGGCATGCTCACCGACCACACGCGGCCGTTCGCGATGGACGCGCCGCTCAGCTTCGAGCCGGCACCGCTGAAGAGCACGTTCCGCTTCCAGCGCTCCTACCGCGCTGTCTCGCGCGTTCCGCAGCTCGCCTACAAGGACATGTTGGGGAGCGAGGCGGGCGATCCGGCCTGGGGCGAGGCGCTCTGGAAGCTCTACACGGAGCCGCCCAGCGATCCGCGCTACGCCGAGCTCGCAGAGGAGATGCTCGCGCAGCTGGTTCCCGAGTACCGCGACGATCCGCTCGGGCGCGCGCTGATCGTGAAGCAGATCCTCGAAGAGACCGGCACCTACTCGCGCAAGAGCGATCACGCCGGCGCCGAGGATCCCACCGCGCACTTCTTGTTCGGCAATCGCATCGGCTACTGCGTTCACTTCGCCCACGCGGCGACGTACCTGATGCGCGCGCTCGGCGTGCCCGCGCGCGTCGCCGCGGGCTACGCGGTGAACGAGTCCGATCGCGGCGACGGCTCCGCGATCTTGTTGAGGGGCGGCAACGCGCACGCGTGGCCCGAGATCTATCTCGACGGCATCGGCTGGGTCGTGGTGGACATCTCGCCCGAGAAGGTGCTCGACGACCCCATGACGCCGACCGATCTCTCGCTGCAGCGCATGCTCGGCGAGATGCTGCGCGAGCAGCTCGGCGAGCCGGGCACCGAGCCGATCCTGCCCACGAAGACCGCCGTGCGCTGGCTCGGCCGCGCGCTGCTCGCGCTGCTCGTGCTCGCGATCGTGGCCGCGTGGTGCACGAAGCTGTGGCGCAGCCTGGCGCCGCGCTTCGTGCGCGACGCCGAGCTGCCGCGCGTCGGCTATCGCGCCGCGCTCGACCGGCTCGCGGAGCTCGGCGCGGTGCGGCGCATCGGCGAGACGCGCGAACGCTTCGCCGAGCGCACCACGCCACTCGCGCCCGCGTTCGCAGCGCTCACGCGCGAGCATCTGCGCGCCGCGCTCGGCCCCGGCGCGAGCACGACGCCCGAAGCGCTGCGCGAGCTCGCGTGGGGCGTCCGCAGCGAGCTTCATCGCGAACGCCCGCGCTGGCGCCGCGTGCTCGCGTGGCTCGATCCCGTGAGCTGGCTGCGCTCTCGCTGA